One segment of Cutaneotrichosporon cavernicola HIS019 DNA, chromosome: 4 DNA contains the following:
- a CDS encoding uncharacterized protein (Nop53 (60S ribosomal biogenesis)), which produces MPATTSKTKTATKPYDRPAGKSKGAAPAQPKQSSRKGKKAWRKNVDITAVEAGLEAARAEERLTGGTVETRSNDALFTIDTEGDVAMTQQVRRKREKKPLRSLAVLHERSAVPSLTSRAKAAVAPKKISSTEKKRLRRTALKAEAEGHGTAASSMKATDTANLHDPWVAEKVAGLPGGWGDEGVVKIKPKAPETLTRQREIRREVDATQLDAELPRAGVSYNPSAPAHAALLEAAIAEEMSLLAAEERVEAEVAARGGVVEARHGVDDFGENMVGGMRIGRGDEEDEDEEEESSDEEDGYKPKQTKRKTQAQRNKAARAKALLVAERDEAIRRRMERHVGAARSMSKSVAARQREVEATTQQRRAAAKARERLGYTGGEKIGKHRVQKGAVAVQLGEDLAESLRQVKPEGNLFKDRFQSLQRRALIEPRVPQLPKKRKIKVKEYEKFAWKRFE; this is translated from the exons ATGCCAGCCACGACCTCGAAGACAAAAACGGCGACAAAGCCATACGACCGGCCTGCTGGGAAGAGCAAGGGCGCGGCACCGGCACAGCCCAAGCAGTCGAGCAggaagggcaagaaggcgtGGCGCAAGAATGTCGACATTACTGCCGTCGAGGCTGGTCTtgaggctgcgcgcgccgaggaacgTCTCACTGGCGGAACCGTCGAAACACGCAGCAACGATGCTCTCTTCACTATCGACACGGAAGGTGATGTGGCGA tgACGCAGCAGGTGCGGCGGAAGCGGGAGAAGAAGCCACTGCGTTCCCTCGCAGTCCTGCACGAGCGTAGCGCTGTCCCATCGCTCACTTCCCGTGCCAAGGCCGCTGTGGCGCCAAAGAAGATCTCGAGTacggagaagaagcggcTGCGGCGTACGGctctcaaggccgaggcggaagGCCACGGCACTGCAGCTTCGTCGATGAAGGCAACCGACACGGCCAACCTGCACGATCCGTGGGTTGCCGAAAAGGTTGCCGGTCTTCCAGGAGGTTGGGGTGATGAGGGTGTGGTCAAGATCAAGCCCAAGGCGCCCGAGACGCTCACGCGGCAGCGCGAGATCCGCCGCGAAGTCGATGCGacccagctcgacgccgagctcccACGTGCTGGAGTCAGTTATAACCCCAGTGCACCGGCGCACGccgcgctgctcgaggcggctatcgccgaggagatgagtctcctggccgccgaggagcgggtcgaggccgaagTCGCAGCCCGCGGTGGAGTCGTTGAGGCCCGGCACGGGGTTGACGACTTTGGGGAGAACATGGTTGGTGGAATGCGGATTGGGCGtggggatgaagaggatgaggatgaggaggaggaatcttccgacgaggaagatggaTACAAGCCCAAGCAGACGAAGCGGAAGACACAGGCGCAGCGCAACAAGGCTGCACGCGCAAAGGCACTCCTCGTGGCTGAGCGGGACGAGGCGATCCGTCGTCGCATGGAGAGGCACGTTGGCGCGGCCCGTTCCATGTCGAAGAGCGTCGCCGCTAGGCagcgcgaggtggaggcgacCACGCAGCAGCGTCgtgcggcggccaaggctcGTGAGCGTCTAGGATACACGGGCGGCGAAAAGATCGGCAAGCACCGCGTGCAGAAGGGTGCTGTGGccgtccagctcggcgaggacctTGCTGAGAGCCTGCGCCAGGTCAAG CCTGAGGGCAACCTCTTCAAGGACCGGTTCCAGTCGCTGCAGCGCCGCGCACTTATCGAGCCCCGCGTGCCTCAGCTCCCGAAGAAACGCAAGatcaaggtcaaggagtATGAGAAGTTTGCGTGGAAGCGGTTCGAGTAG
- a CDS encoding uncharacterized protein (Mitochondrial ribosomal death-associated protein 3) has protein sequence MSGLLTLGRAAAPIASGSRAFSVSAVACKVKGEKAKKAVTGLRKKQGTSFGAKGKGAARSPSALIKAGGLNLRTTLGKDAPDLTDLMQLYPEALVPMNAGAPATFPRATYEHFKTFGLDKRIATEFANGGLPASVIRQATLDLTGTLNAAKGNSSKDARILLTGPRGSGKSMLMLQAAAYALEAGWIVLYVPQASKWLDSSSQYEYNEADKMFHQTETSQQLLTKLAAVNKAQLAKVTLSEAVKVGSETFAAGSKLADIVALGAKEERLAVPALAATVDVLSKQTAVPVLLAVDEMHALFRTSQFRAPDYTRLEPYNLSVSSLVLDLLTGRKAFGAGAVIGALSYSNTEWPVSDTLLYGVGQPTVHPVHAYTTHDEVHLANAKSGIKTVEVPLGMTGKEAAAMFEVWTRKGWATNSADDVFLGALNAASGNPREMARGWLQSHQAHV, from the exons aTGTCCGGCCTACTCACGCTTGGACGCGCAGCCGCGCCGATCGCGTCGGGATCGCGCGCGttctccgtctccgccgtcgcgtgcaaggtcaagggcgagaaggccaagaagg CCGTCACCGGTCTCCGTAAGAAGCAGGGGACATCATTCGgcgccaagggcaagggtGCTGCTCGTAGTCCGTCAGCACTCATCAAGGCCGGCGGACTGAACCTCCGCACCACGCTTGGCAAGGACGCGCCGGACCTCACCGACCTTATGCAGCTATACCCCGAGGCTTTGGTTCCGATGAacgccggcgcgccagCGACGTTTCCCCGCGCAACATACGAACACTTCAAGACGTTTGGGCTGGACAAGCGCATCGCTACCGAGTTTGCTAATGGCGGCTTGCCCGCCTCGGTGATTCGGCAGGCCaccctcgacctcaccgGCACCCTCAATGCCGCCAAGGGGAATAGCTCAAAGGACGCGcgcatcctcctcaccggCCCGCGCGGTTCTGGAAAAAGCATGCTTATGCTCCAGGCGGCTGCGTATGCTCTCGAGGCTGGCTGGATTGTGCTCTATGTCCCTCAGGCCAGCAAGTGGCTCGACTCGAGCTCCCAGTATGAGTACAACGAGGCGGACAAGATGTTCCACCAGACCGAGACTAGCCAGCAGCTCCTCACCAAGCTCGCTGCCGTGAACAAGGCCCAGCTGGCAAAGGTCACCCTTTCCGAGGCGGTCAAGGTTGGATCCGAGACATTTGCCGCTGGCTCAAAGCTCGCGGACATTGTTGCCCTCGGCGCAAAGGAGGAACGCCTAGCCGTCCCCGCTCTCGCTGCGACTGTCGACGTGCTGTCCAAACAGACGGCTGTGCCAGTCCTCCTGgcggtcgacgagatgcaCGCCCTCTTCCGCACCTCTCAGTTCCGCGCGCCCGACTACACACGGCTCGAGCCGTACAACCTCTCGGTGTCGtcgctcgtcctcgacctccttaCCGGCCGCAAGGCGTTTGGTGCCGGTGCCGTCATTGGCGCGCTGTCGTACTCCAACACCGAGTGGCCAGTGTCCGACACGCTTCTCTACGGCGTCGGCCAGCCGACAGTCCACCCCGTCCACGCTTACACCACGCATGACGAGGTgcacctcgccaacgcaAAGTCGGGGATCAAGACAGTCGAGGTGCCGCTTGGCATGAcgggcaaggaggccgcTGCAATGTTCGAGGTGTGGACCCGGAAGGGGTGGGCGACAAATT ccgcTGATGACGTgttcctcggcgccctcaACGCCGCATCAGGCAACCCTCGGGAGATGGCGCGCGGATGGCTGCAATCTCACCAGGCCCATGTCTAG